Sequence from the Flavobacterium sp. J372 genome:
TTCAATTTCAAAGTATAAATCTTTCCATTCAGGATTAATACTTAAAATTAATTTCAATTTATCTTCGCGCGAACCTGCTTTAATTTGCTTTTCTCTGCCAATTGCATCTTCAATTGATTGAAAAGTTTCAAAATAAACTAATTTTAAGATTATATCTTGCTGAAAACGATTCAGGATATCGCTTATTTATATGTTCCTTTATTCTGGTATGCAAATCAGAAGTCACTCCAACATAAAATGTTGTGTTGTTGAAGTTTGTTATTATATACACAAATCCCGGCTTCATGTGCAATTAGATTGCTTCGTCGTTCCTCCTCGCAATGACGCTAGTTAATAAAGATATTCAATACAGTCATTGCGAGCGTAGTTTACGGAGCGCGGCAATCTTTGTTTATAAGTAATACTAAAACAGATTACTTTGTCATTCCTGTTCCAATGACAGATGTTATTAGTGCATTAAAGTGTCTCCCTCCGCTTATTTGCAGTAAAAATCAGTATAAAGCCGGCTATGATAAACGGTATGCTAAGCCATTGGCCTGTAAGCAGTACCGGGTTTTCACCTTCAAAGCCACCCTGGCTTTCTTTTACAAACTCTACCACAAAGCGTACTGTCCAGAGCAATACAAGGAATACCCCAAAAATGAGGCCATGGCTTTTGCGTGCGTTTGTCTTCCAATACATGTAGAAGATAATGGCGAACACAATCACATATCCCATTGCTTCATAAAGCTGTGCCGGGTGGCGGTAGGGGATGGCATCAAGTATTGAAGAAAATTGAGGGTTTGTTTCGATAGCCTTGTAAGCTTCATCATAGTTGTTTATCCCTGTACGTGCCATTACTTCGCGTTTTCCGAGGTTATCTTCCCCGCGGATGAACCTTACCGCCGTTGGCAGGTCTGCGCTCGTCTCGCGGCCCAGGATTTCGCTGTTCATAAAATTACCGAACCTCACAAAAATACCACCGCTGGTTACCGGAATAACAACCCTGTCAAGCACCCATAGCAAAGGCCTGTGGATGATTTTGCGGCTGTAATACACCATGGTAAGTATAATGGCTATAGCGGCGCCGTGGCTGGCAAGCCCTGCAAACCCTGTAAACTCAAACTTAGGGCTAAACCTGAACGGAAGCAGTATTTCTGCCGGGTGATTTTTAAAATAGTCCCAATCATAGAAAAATACATGGCCCAGGCGAGCGCCCAAAAGTGTTGCAACAAGCGTATAAATGAACAATTTGTCAAGCTTTTCAAGCGATTCCCCTTCACGCTGAAAGATGTGTTTCATGATAAACCAGCCCAGGCCGAAAGCTACTACAAACATGAGGCTGTAGTAACGTATCATAAAAAAGCCTAAGTCTAAACCTTCAGAAGGGTTCCAGGTGATGCTCAAAAATTGTGTCATTGTGTATGTTTTGATTTCGTCGTCAGTACTTAATATTGTTATGGCACCGGGTCATAACCCTTACCGCCCCAGGGGTTACAGCTTACTATCCGCTTTGCCGCAAGCCATCCGCCCTTTATCAGCCCATGCTTTTGCAATGCTTCTGCAGCATAATGAGAGCAGGTAGGAGTGTAGCGGCACGCAGCAGGCAGCAATGGCGATATGGCGCCCTGATAAAAACGTATGATCAGCAGAAACGGATATATTAGTACCTGTTTTGCAGTCATTATGAAAGGGAGAAGGTTGTACCTTCTTTTGTGTCTTTTATATGGATGCCCAATGCGGCGAGTTGATCACGTATCTGGTCGCTCATTGCGAAGTTCTTGTTGGCGCGTGCTTCATTCCGCATGCCTATCAGCATATTTACAGTGCCTTCCAGCTTTTCAAGGTGCCCGTTGTTATCTTCAGCAGCTTCATTTACAAGCCCGAGCACGTCAAATACAAATGCATGCAGCAGTTTTTTAAACCTGTCAAGGTCTGTCGCCGTGATGGTTTCTTTACCGTCTTTAAGCAGGTTGATATATTTCACCGCATCAAACAGGTGCGCTATTAAAATCGGGCTGTTAAAGTCATCATTCATAGCATCATAGCATGCTTGTTTCCAGCCATCCAGATCAATGCTTGTTGAAGAAGAGGCGTTAATTTCTGTCATGGTGTTTAACGCTTCCATAAGGCGGTTATAGCCTTTTTCAGCAGCAATTATGGCATCGTTGCTAAAGTCAAGAATGCTGCGGTAATGTGCCTGCATCATAAAAAAGCGTGTAACTGATGGCGAGAAAGCTTTGCTCAGCTTATCATTATCACCCGTAAATATTTCACGCGGAAGTATGTTATTGCCTGTTGATTTAGACATTTTTTTGCCGTTCAGCGTAAGCATGTTGGCATGCATCCAAAAGTTAACAGGGGCACAGCCTGTGCTTGCCTCATTTTGTGCAATTTCACATTCATGGTGCGGAAACTTTAAATCCATACCACCCCCGTGAATGTCGAAATGGTTGCCCAGGTATTTGGTACTCATGGCTGTACATTCAAGATGCCACCCCGGGAAACCGTCTCCCCATGGCGATGGCCACCGCATTATGTGTTCAGGCTCTGCCTTTTTCCAAAGAGCGAAATCAGCCGGGTTGCGTTTATCGCTTTGCCCCGCCAGCTCCCGGGAGTTAGCCATCATATCATCAAGATTGCGGCCGCTTAGCTTACCGTAGTCATGTGTTTCGTTGAATTTAGCCACATCAAAATACACTGAGCCGTCAACCTCATAAGCATATCCGTTCTCAATAATTTTCTTGATGGTCTCAATCTGCTCAATTATGTGGCCTGTAGCCGTAGGCTCAATACCCGGCGGGAGGCTGTTGAACAGTTCCATAATCTGGTGGAAGTCAACCGAATACTGCTGCACGATTTCCATGGGCTCCAGCTTTTCAAGCCTTGCTTTTTTTGCAATCTTGTCTTCGCCGTCATCTACATCATCCACAATATGGCCTACGTCGGTAATATTGCGCACATAACGCACTTTGTAGCCCAGATGCTTTAGATAGCGGTACACCAGGTCAAAAGATATAAACGTGCGGCAGTTGCCCAAATGTACATTGCTGTAAACAGTAGGGCCGCACACATACATGCCCACACTGCCTTCATGAATTGGGGAAAACGCTTCT
This genomic interval carries:
- the lgt gene encoding prolipoprotein diacylglyceryl transferase; translated protein: MTQFLSITWNPSEGLDLGFFMIRYYSLMFVVAFGLGWFIMKHIFQREGESLEKLDKLFIYTLVATLLGARLGHVFFYDWDYFKNHPAEILLPFRFSPKFEFTGFAGLASHGAAIAIILTMVYYSRKIIHRPLLWVLDRVVIPVTSGGIFVRFGNFMNSEILGRETSADLPTAVRFIRGEDNLGKREVMARTGINNYDEAYKAIETNPQFSSILDAIPYRHPAQLYEAMGYVIVFAIIFYMYWKTNARKSHGLIFGVFLVLLWTVRFVVEFVKESQGGFEGENPVLLTGQWLSIPFIIAGFILIFTANKRRETL
- a CDS encoding GIY-YIG nuclease family protein, producing the protein MKPGFVYIITNFNNTTFYVGVTSDLHTRIKEHINKRYPESFSARYNLKISLF
- the cysS gene encoding cysteine--tRNA ligase; its protein translation is MHLYQNQNLKIYNSLTGEKEAFSPIHEGSVGMYVCGPTVYSNVHLGNCRTFISFDLVYRYLKHLGYKVRYVRNITDVGHIVDDVDDGEDKIAKKARLEKLEPMEIVQQYSVDFHQIMELFNSLPPGIEPTATGHIIEQIETIKKIIENGYAYEVDGSVYFDVAKFNETHDYGKLSGRNLDDMMANSRELAGQSDKRNPADFALWKKAEPEHIMRWPSPWGDGFPGWHLECTAMSTKYLGNHFDIHGGGMDLKFPHHECEIAQNEASTGCAPVNFWMHANMLTLNGKKMSKSTGNNILPREIFTGDNDKLSKAFSPSVTRFFMMQAHYRSILDFSNDAIIAAEKGYNRLMEALNTMTEINASSSTSIDLDGWKQACYDAMNDDFNSPILIAHLFDAVKYINLLKDGKETITATDLDRFKKLLHAFVFDVLGLVNEAAEDNNGHLEKLEGTVNMLIGMRNEARANKNFAMSDQIRDQLAALGIHIKDTKEGTTFSLS
- the yidD gene encoding membrane protein insertion efficiency factor YidD; this encodes MTAKQVLIYPFLLIIRFYQGAISPLLPAACRYTPTCSHYAAEALQKHGLIKGGWLAAKRIVSCNPWGGKGYDPVP